The following proteins are encoded in a genomic region of Mahella australiensis 50-1 BON:
- a CDS encoding YlzJ-like family protein, with protein sequence MMLYTIIPLEIVFKGTEEGAKIKEREIINYNGVVMEAIRQSDGRYRIERLLSTDPMLYLDEHFQPGSIITLV encoded by the coding sequence ATGATGCTTTACACTATTATTCCTTTGGAAATAGTGTTCAAGGGTACAGAGGAAGGCGCGAAGATTAAAGAAAGGGAAATCATAAATTATAATGGCGTAGTTATGGAGGCCATACGCCAAAGCGACGGCAGGTACAGGATAGAGAGACTGTTGAGCACCGATCCGATGCTATATCTTGATGAGCATTTCCAGCCGGGCAGCATTATAACGCTCGTATAA
- the hisS gene encoding histidine--tRNA ligase produces MVINAPRGTKDVLPDEIYKWQYVESFIRHWTALFGYKEIRTPVFEHTELFQRGVGDTTDIVQKEMYTFEDKGNRSITLKPEGTAGVVRAYIEHKLYAEAQPIKLYYLSPIFRYERPQAGRLREHHQFGVESFGSYGPSIDAEIVDLAMSLLNDLGLKDLEIHINSIGCKQCRPVYHKALMDYLADRLDQLCDTCRSRYDKNPLRILDCKEKGCQAVLTDAPDIVDYLCDDCKKHFDSFQDYLSAMGYKYEIDPRIVRGLDYYTRTVFEILSTDERSPGTICGGGRYDDLVEQCGGPSIPGAGFGMGLERLLLCMDSQGIIIPVPKGPDLFIAAVGEQAYHYSIGLASMLRKRDISVEIDHVARSLKGQFKYADKLKAQYVLVIGSDEMASGHVSCKNMSTGQEQRMELDNIAERLHSLLH; encoded by the coding sequence ATGGTGATAAATGCTCCTCGCGGCACTAAAGATGTGCTGCCTGATGAAATATATAAATGGCAATATGTAGAATCTTTCATACGGCACTGGACCGCATTATTCGGGTATAAGGAGATCCGTACGCCTGTTTTTGAGCATACCGAGCTATTTCAAAGGGGTGTGGGCGACACCACTGACATAGTGCAGAAGGAAATGTACACCTTTGAGGACAAAGGTAACAGAAGCATAACGTTGAAGCCGGAGGGGACAGCCGGTGTTGTTAGGGCATATATAGAGCATAAACTTTATGCTGAAGCCCAACCTATAAAACTGTATTATCTTTCTCCTATATTTCGGTATGAGCGTCCTCAGGCCGGCCGTTTAAGAGAGCATCATCAATTCGGTGTAGAGTCTTTTGGCAGCTATGGTCCTTCCATAGATGCGGAGATAGTGGACCTCGCTATGTCTTTATTGAATGATTTGGGATTAAAAGACCTTGAAATCCATATTAACAGCATAGGGTGTAAACAATGCAGGCCTGTGTATCATAAAGCGCTTATGGACTATCTGGCCGATCGTCTTGATCAGTTATGCGACACATGCCGTTCGCGCTACGATAAGAATCCATTGAGGATACTGGATTGTAAGGAGAAAGGCTGCCAGGCGGTATTGACTGATGCGCCTGATATCGTCGATTATCTATGCGATGATTGCAAAAAGCATTTTGACAGCTTTCAAGATTATCTATCGGCTATGGGTTATAAATATGAGATTGATCCTAGAATAGTGCGCGGACTGGATTATTATACGCGGACTGTGTTTGAAATATTATCTACCGATGAAAGGTCTCCAGGTACTATATGTGGCGGAGGCCGCTACGATGACCTGGTAGAGCAATGCGGAGGTCCATCGATACCTGGCGCAGGGTTTGGCATGGGATTGGAACGTTTGCTCTTGTGTATGGATAGCCAAGGCATTATTATACCTGTGCCAAAAGGGCCGGATTTGTTTATAGCAGCAGTGGGGGAGCAGGCATACCACTATTCGATAGGATTAGCGTCAATGTTGAGAAAACGCGATATATCTGTGGAGATAGATCATGTAGCTCGGAGCCTGAAAGGGCAATTTAAGTATGCCGACAAGCTTAAAGCCCAATATGTACTGGTTATAGGTTCTGATGAAATGGCCTCCGGTCATGTTTCATGCAAAAACATGAGTACAGGCCAAGAACAACGTATGGAACTTGATAATATTGCAGAGCGGCTGCATAGTTTATTGCATTAG
- a CDS encoding SoxR reducing system RseC family protein, producing MADVEETGVVLELNGTQAKIGIQRSDACDKCGACRFADRNQQMILTVDNTINAKVGDEVQIELGSGRLLSATFIIYVIPLIALLAGVALGYWLAGALGAQSGDIYGAITGIALAALSFGLIKLFEPRIRKSGRYIPTIKRVIYKDKNEKGDGLYD from the coding sequence ATGGCCGATGTAGAAGAAACAGGTGTGGTCTTGGAATTGAATGGTACACAGGCCAAGATAGGCATTCAAAGGTCTGATGCTTGCGATAAATGCGGTGCATGCCGGTTTGCCGACAGAAACCAGCAAATGATACTTACAGTGGATAATACTATAAACGCCAAAGTAGGCGATGAGGTCCAGATAGAGTTAGGAAGTGGCAGATTGTTGTCAGCCACCTTTATAATCTATGTTATACCATTGATAGCGTTGTTAGCAGGTGTAGCGCTGGGTTATTGGTTGGCAGGAGCTCTCGGCGCACAAAGCGGCGATATATACGGCGCTATAACGGGCATAGCCTTAGCTGCACTTTCCTTTGGCTTGATAAAGCTATTTGAACCGCGTATCAGAAAAAGTGGACGGTATATTCCGACCATAAAGCGTGTAATTTATAAAGATAAAAACGAGAAAGGAGACGGATTGTATGACTGA
- a CDS encoding ClpP family protease: protein MSNNIIKQETPPQPPESIDNKSVADMGNNGLTATRDSNIHCLTIIGQIEGHIVLPPQNKTTKYEHVIPQLVAVEESREVEGLLVVLNTVGGDVEAGLALAEMIATLSKPTVSLVLGGGHSIGVPLAVSTDYSFIVPSATMTIHPIRMSGMIIGVPQTYEYFNKMQDRILQFICDHSHITIDKLKEYMLKTGELANDIGTVLIGEEATRCGLIDEIGGVSKAIIKLKQLIDERKQA, encoded by the coding sequence ATGAGTAATAATATAATTAAACAGGAAACGCCGCCACAACCACCCGAATCCATAGATAACAAGTCGGTTGCAGATATGGGCAATAACGGATTAACGGCCACGAGGGACAGCAATATACATTGCTTGACCATTATAGGACAGATCGAGGGACATATAGTTTTACCACCTCAAAATAAGACTACAAAATATGAGCATGTAATACCGCAATTGGTGGCTGTAGAAGAGAGCAGGGAAGTAGAGGGATTATTAGTCGTGCTTAACACCGTGGGTGGAGACGTAGAAGCTGGTCTGGCATTGGCGGAGATGATAGCCACATTGTCTAAACCGACGGTATCATTGGTGTTGGGCGGCGGTCACAGCATAGGCGTTCCTCTGGCGGTAAGCACTGATTACTCATTCATAGTACCGTCAGCCACAATGACCATACACCCCATTCGCATGTCCGGCATGATAATAGGGGTGCCTCAAACCTACGAATACTTTAATAAAATGCAGGACAGGATACTGCAGTTTATATGCGATCATTCTCACATAACAATAGATAAATTGAAGGAATACATGCTTAAAACAGGTGAATTGGCCAACGATATAGGAACGGTCCTGATAGGTGAAGAGGCTACTAGATGCGGCCTAATCGATGAAATAGGAGGGGTATCCAAGGCTATAATAAAGCTTAAACAATTGATAGATGAAAGGAAGCAGGCATGA
- the aspS gene encoding aspartate--tRNA ligase, producing MDELLGGLKRTHMCGQLRLSDVDTSAVVMGWVQRRRDLGGVIFIDLRDRTGIVQVVFNEIFDADAFDKAQALRNEYVIAVVGDVVRRSEDTVNPKINTGEIEIRARQLKVLGRSETPPFPVEDDINVSEILRLKYRYLDLRRPDMQRNLMLRHKVSKITRDFLSDEGFIEVETPMLTKSTPEGARDYLVPSRLHPGSFYALPQSPQLFKQLLMISGFDKYFQIARCFRDEDLRADRQPEFTQIDLEMSFVDVEDVIALNEQLIARIFKDAIGMDISLPLKRLTYKEAMERYGSDKPDTRFGLELKDISDIVRSSQFKVFADAVAHGGSVRGINVIDGADKFARRELDALVDFVKTFGAKGLAWITITADELKSPITKFLSQDEIDGILGRMDAKAGDLLLFVADKDEVVFDSLGQLRLELGKRLNLIDDSRYDLLWVTEFPLLEYSEEEKRYVAKHHPFTSPMDEDISLLNSEPWKARAKAYDMVLNGNEIGGGSIRIHSTELQQKMFEVLGFSKEDAWERFGFLLKAFEYGAPPHGGMAYGLDRLVMLLAGLDTIRDVIAFPKVQNASCPLTEAPTPVDEKQLRELHIRVRQQQ from the coding sequence ATGGACGAGTTATTGGGAGGATTAAAGCGCACGCATATGTGCGGCCAACTGCGGCTCAGCGATGTGGATACAAGCGCAGTGGTTATGGGATGGGTGCAAAGGCGCCGTGATTTGGGCGGCGTTATATTTATAGATTTACGAGATCGGACCGGTATAGTACAGGTAGTATTTAATGAGATCTTCGATGCCGATGCTTTTGATAAAGCACAGGCGCTGCGCAACGAATATGTCATAGCAGTGGTCGGCGATGTGGTTCGTCGCTCGGAGGATACTGTAAATCCTAAAATAAACACCGGAGAAATAGAGATAAGGGCGCGTCAGCTCAAGGTCTTAGGGCGTTCTGAAACGCCGCCGTTTCCTGTAGAAGATGATATAAACGTGTCGGAGATACTGCGCCTTAAATATCGTTATTTGGACTTGCGCAGACCAGATATGCAGCGCAATCTTATGCTTCGTCATAAAGTATCTAAGATTACACGCGATTTCTTATCCGATGAAGGGTTTATTGAGGTTGAGACGCCTATGCTCACAAAGAGCACGCCTGAAGGCGCCAGAGACTATCTTGTACCCAGCCGTTTGCACCCAGGTTCATTTTATGCGTTGCCACAATCTCCGCAGCTTTTTAAGCAGCTTTTAATGATATCTGGCTTTGATAAATACTTTCAGATAGCTAGGTGTTTTAGGGATGAGGACCTTAGAGCCGACAGACAGCCTGAGTTCACGCAGATAGATTTGGAAATGTCTTTCGTCGATGTAGAGGACGTAATAGCGCTGAACGAACAGCTTATAGCCAGGATATTTAAGGACGCCATAGGCATGGATATATCATTGCCGCTCAAACGCCTTACATATAAAGAGGCTATGGAACGCTATGGTTCCGATAAGCCCGATACCCGCTTCGGCTTAGAGCTGAAAGATATAAGTGACATAGTACGATCGAGCCAGTTTAAGGTGTTTGCCGATGCAGTAGCTCACGGCGGTAGCGTACGCGGTATAAATGTGATAGATGGAGCTGATAAGTTCGCACGCAGGGAATTGGATGCATTGGTCGATTTTGTGAAGACGTTTGGGGCTAAAGGTTTGGCGTGGATAACCATTACAGCCGACGAATTAAAATCACCTATAACGAAGTTTTTAAGCCAAGATGAGATAGATGGTATACTTGGACGTATGGATGCCAAAGCAGGTGATTTACTTTTATTTGTAGCCGATAAAGATGAGGTAGTATTCGATTCGTTGGGCCAATTGCGACTGGAACTAGGTAAACGCCTTAACCTCATAGACGATAGCCGTTATGACCTTTTATGGGTAACCGAGTTTCCGCTTTTGGAATACAGCGAGGAGGAAAAACGCTATGTAGCCAAACATCATCCATTTACCTCGCCGATGGATGAGGATATATCGCTGTTGAATAGCGAACCGTGGAAAGCCAGGGCGAAGGCCTATGATATGGTATTAAACGGAAACGAGATAGGCGGAGGCAGTATAAGGATACACAGCACCGAACTTCAACAGAAAATGTTCGAAGTATTAGGCTTTTCAAAAGAAGATGCATGGGAAAGATTTGGTTTCTTGCTCAAAGCGTTCGAATACGGGGCTCCGCCGCATGGCGGCATGGCATATGGACTGGATCGCCTTGTAATGCTCTTGGCGGGACTGGATACCATACGCGATGTCATAGCCTTTCCTAAGGTGCAAAATGCTTCTTGTCCGCTCACCGAAGCACCGACGCCTGTGGACGAGAAACAACTAAGAGAGCTTCATATAAGGGTGCGGCAACAACAGTAA
- a CDS encoding metal-sensitive transcriptional regulator, whose translation MNSYQEQKDDLLNRLKRIEGQVKGIQKMIQDDKYCVDVLTQVAAAKAAINKVGGMLLKSHAMGCVKGAVLSDDKEKSSEMIDELVDVVLKFMK comes from the coding sequence ATGAATTCGTATCAAGAGCAAAAGGATGATTTGCTCAATAGGCTGAAGAGGATCGAAGGCCAGGTAAAGGGAATACAAAAGATGATACAGGATGATAAATATTGCGTAGATGTATTGACGCAGGTAGCAGCCGCTAAGGCGGCTATAAATAAAGTCGGGGGTATGCTGTTAAAATCCCATGCGATGGGATGTGTAAAAGGTGCTGTATTATCCGATGATAAGGAAAAAAGCTCTGAAATGATTGACGAGCTGGTAGATGTGGTGTTAAAATTTATGAAGTGA
- a CDS encoding AAA family ATPase encodes MDLFDYNRNKQLKKEAPLAERMRPRTLEEFVGQEHIIAPGRMLYRAIKADRLSSVIFYGPPGTGKTTLARVIANTTKSHFEQLSAVTAGVADVRRLIDEAKQRLGMYGQRTILFIDEIHRFNKAQQDALLPHVEAGTIILIGATTENPYFEVNSALLSRSTVFELYPLKEKHLKEILKRALADKDRGLGNYAIEITDDAIDHIVNMADGDARSVLNALEIAFLTTPPSDDGIIHIDLGVAEECIQRRALRYDKAGDNHYDTISAFIKSMRGSDPNAAVYWLAKMINAGEDPKFIARRIVICASEDVGNADPQALLIAMAAAHAVQFIGMPESQIILTHAATYVACAPKSNATVMAIDKALSDVKNKRDTGVPDHLKDSSYDGEGKLGHGVGYKYAHDYPEHYVKQQYLPDSLIGTVYYEPSDNGYEKHIKDYLTHIGIRTSSES; translated from the coding sequence ATGGATCTATTCGATTATAATAGAAACAAACAATTAAAGAAAGAAGCTCCTTTGGCTGAACGCATGCGACCTCGTACATTGGAGGAATTTGTAGGTCAGGAGCATATAATAGCTCCCGGTCGTATGCTTTATCGTGCTATAAAAGCGGACAGGCTTTCATCGGTTATATTCTATGGACCTCCCGGTACTGGCAAGACCACATTGGCTCGGGTTATAGCCAATACTACTAAGAGCCATTTTGAACAGCTAAGTGCCGTGACGGCCGGTGTGGCCGATGTCCGCAGGCTTATCGACGAGGCCAAACAACGATTGGGTATGTACGGTCAGCGCACTATACTGTTTATCGATGAGATCCATCGCTTTAATAAAGCCCAGCAAGATGCTCTCCTGCCTCATGTAGAGGCAGGTACCATTATACTGATAGGGGCTACCACAGAAAATCCGTATTTTGAAGTTAATTCAGCACTGTTATCACGCTCCACGGTTTTCGAACTTTACCCTTTGAAGGAGAAACATTTAAAGGAAATATTAAAAAGGGCATTAGCCGACAAGGATAGAGGGCTTGGCAATTATGCCATTGAAATAACAGATGATGCTATCGACCATATAGTGAATATGGCTGACGGCGATGCACGCAGCGTCTTAAATGCTCTGGAGATAGCCTTTCTTACCACACCGCCGTCCGATGATGGCATCATCCATATAGATCTGGGAGTAGCTGAGGAATGTATACAGCGTCGAGCTTTGCGCTATGATAAAGCGGGCGATAATCATTATGATACCATATCCGCCTTTATAAAGAGCATGCGCGGTTCGGATCCGAATGCGGCTGTATACTGGCTGGCTAAAATGATAAATGCCGGTGAGGATCCTAAGTTTATAGCCAGGCGTATCGTCATATGTGCTTCCGAAGATGTGGGCAATGCTGATCCGCAAGCCCTGCTTATAGCTATGGCGGCAGCTCATGCTGTGCAGTTCATAGGTATGCCGGAGTCTCAGATTATATTAACTCATGCTGCAACGTATGTAGCTTGTGCTCCTAAAAGCAATGCTACCGTTATGGCTATAGATAAGGCTTTGTCCGATGTAAAGAATAAGCGTGACACCGGCGTGCCCGATCATCTTAAGGATTCCAGCTATGATGGAGAGGGCAAATTGGGGCATGGTGTAGGATATAAATACGCACATGATTATCCGGAGCATTACGTAAAGCAACAATATCTTCCGGACAGTCTGATCGGTACCGTGTATTATGAGCCTAGCGACAACGGTTATGAAAAACATATAAAAGATTATTTAACGCATATCGGGATACGCACGTCTTCTGAAAGCTGA
- a CDS encoding tRNA threonylcarbamoyladenosine dehydratase: MLHPFSRTELLIGSEALNILKNKKVAICGIGGVGGFAVEGLIRSNIGRFVLVDDDTVCLTNINRQIHATHKTVGRPKVEVMKERMLDINPNVEVTAIQQFITSDNVDGIISDDFDYVVDAVDTVSAKIALVLACKQKNIPIISCMGAGNKLDPTAFKIADIYDTSICPLAKVMRSELKKRGIDHLKVLYSTEPPIKPQGSIEGDSNKRQIPGSISFVPSVAGLIIAGEVVKDLIGYKSM, encoded by the coding sequence ATGCTTCATCCATTTTCACGCACTGAGCTTCTTATAGGCTCAGAGGCGTTAAATATACTTAAAAATAAAAAAGTAGCCATATGTGGGATAGGCGGTGTAGGCGGTTTCGCCGTCGAAGGGCTGATACGATCAAATATAGGCCGTTTTGTGTTGGTGGATGACGATACTGTTTGTTTGACCAACATTAATCGTCAAATCCATGCCACTCATAAAACTGTAGGTAGGCCCAAAGTAGAAGTTATGAAAGAAAGAATGCTGGATATAAACCCGAACGTAGAAGTGACAGCTATACAGCAATTCATTACTTCCGACAATGTGGACGGCATAATAAGCGATGATTTTGATTATGTGGTGGATGCTGTGGATACCGTATCGGCTAAAATAGCATTGGTGCTAGCCTGTAAACAAAAGAACATACCTATAATAAGTTGTATGGGTGCAGGCAACAAACTCGATCCCACAGCTTTTAAAATAGCCGACATATATGATACCTCCATATGCCCGTTGGCTAAGGTTATGCGAAGCGAGCTAAAAAAACGCGGCATCGACCATCTTAAGGTCTTATATTCCACTGAACCGCCTATTAAGCCACAGGGTTCTATAGAAGGAGATTCAAATAAACGCCAAATTCCGGGCAGTATATCCTTTGTGCCTTCTGTAGCGGGACTCATCATAGCCGGAGAAGTTGTAAAGGATCTCATAGGCTATAAATCGATGTAG
- a CDS encoding LuxR family transcriptional regulator, with product MSKDGFDDRYKDLTDVEVTEVMDMIEEGIDDRTIAEQFDIDPETVRRLKKDLEKDI from the coding sequence ATGAGCAAAGATGGGTTCGATGATCGATATAAAGATCTTACAGACGTAGAAGTTACTGAGGTGATGGATATGATAGAAGAAGGCATTGATGACAGAACCATAGCAGAACAATTTGACATAGACCCTGAAACGGTACGACGCTTGAAGAAAGATTTGGAAAAAGACATATAG
- a CDS encoding dipicolinate synthase subunit B, translating into MSLTGKRIGMGMTGSFCTFDKVLPQIQKMVDVGADVIPILSNVVSTADTRFMTRQQLFDALINITGKQPLTAITDVEPIGPKKLLDVMVVAPCTGNSLAKLANGITDTPVLMAVKSHLRNQRPVVIAISSNDILGNNARNLGAVLIMKNVFLVPFRQDDPVKKQNSVVADMDLIIPAIEAALENRQLEPLMLAPVI; encoded by the coding sequence ATGAGCTTGACGGGCAAGAGGATAGGCATGGGCATGACGGGTTCATTTTGCACATTTGACAAGGTGCTTCCTCAAATACAGAAAATGGTCGATGTTGGCGCTGATGTGATACCTATTCTATCAAATGTCGTATCTACTGCTGATACAAGGTTTATGACCAGACAACAGTTGTTTGACGCACTGATAAATATAACTGGAAAACAGCCCTTGACGGCTATAACCGACGTAGAACCAATAGGGCCGAAAAAATTGCTGGATGTTATGGTAGTAGCTCCATGTACGGGTAACAGCTTGGCTAAATTGGCCAATGGAATAACCGATACGCCTGTGCTCATGGCAGTTAAATCTCATTTGCGAAACCAGAGACCGGTTGTGATAGCCATATCCTCTAATGATATATTGGGGAACAATGCCAGAAACCTCGGTGCTGTGCTTATAATGAAAAATGTATTTTTGGTGCCATTTCGACAAGACGATCCAGTTAAAAAACAAAATTCTGTCGTAGCCGATATGGACCTCATAATACCAGCAATAGAAGCAGCGCTGGAAAACAGACAATTGGAGCCGCTTATGCTGGCACCGGTCATATAA
- the trxA gene encoding thioredoxin has protein sequence MTDDNVITLTADNFDDEVLKSDKPVLVDFWAAWCGPCRMVSPIIDELAADYAGKIKVGKVNVDEQRSIAERYRIMSIPTIYLFKDGQPVDKIIGARPKADFERFIQQAL, from the coding sequence ATGACTGATGACAATGTTATAACATTGACGGCGGATAATTTTGACGATGAGGTGTTGAAATCCGACAAACCGGTGCTGGTAGACTTCTGGGCTGCTTGGTGTGGACCGTGCCGCATGGTATCTCCCATTATAGATGAGTTGGCAGCAGACTATGCCGGTAAGATAAAGGTTGGTAAGGTCAATGTGGACGAACAACGCTCTATAGCTGAACGTTACCGTATAATGAGTATACCGACCATTTATCTGTTCAAAGATGGTCAGCCGGTGGATAAAATTATAGGCGCGAGGCCCAAAGCGGATTTTGAACGATTCATACAGCAAGCGCTGTGA
- the glyA gene encoding serine hydroxymethyltransferase — protein sequence MIDLKTIYDTDPEVAKAMEDELNRQRNKIELIASENFVSPAVMAAAGSHLTNKYAEGYPGKRYYGGCEYVDVVEDLARERAKTLFGAEHANVQPHSGAQANLAVYFALLNPGDTILGMNLSHGGHLTHGSPVNLSGKYYNIVSYGVRRDTGYIDYDEVRRLALEHKPKLIVAGASAYPRIIEFDKFRNIADESGAYLMVDMAHIAGLVATGLHPNPVPYADVVTTTTHKTLRGPRSGMILCKKDLAAAIDKAIFPGTQGGPLMHIIAAKAVCFKEAATPSFKEYQKQIIINAAAMADALMQRGFQLVSGGTDNHLMLIDLHNKGITGKYAEERLDSIGITVNKNAVPFDTEKPFITSGMRIGTPAVTSRGMKETQMSEIADIIAEALSDDNADLGVLKARVSALCAQFPLYEDVVVK from the coding sequence ATGATAGACCTAAAAACTATATATGATACCGACCCCGAAGTAGCAAAAGCTATGGAGGATGAATTGAACAGGCAGAGGAATAAAATAGAACTGATAGCCTCTGAGAATTTTGTAAGCCCTGCTGTCATGGCAGCAGCAGGAAGTCATCTTACCAACAAATATGCTGAGGGTTATCCGGGTAAGCGCTATTATGGCGGATGCGAATACGTAGACGTAGTGGAAGATCTGGCTCGTGAGAGAGCCAAGACCTTATTTGGAGCCGAACATGCCAATGTGCAACCTCATTCTGGTGCTCAGGCCAATCTGGCTGTTTATTTTGCCCTTTTAAATCCCGGCGATACCATACTGGGAATGAATCTTTCACATGGCGGCCATTTGACGCATGGCAGTCCGGTCAACCTTTCTGGTAAATATTACAATATAGTGTCTTACGGCGTCAGGCGCGATACAGGTTACATAGACTATGATGAAGTTAGGCGCTTAGCGCTGGAGCATAAGCCCAAGCTAATAGTAGCTGGGGCAAGTGCTTATCCAAGGATTATAGAATTCGACAAATTTCGCAATATAGCGGATGAATCAGGTGCTTATCTGATGGTAGACATGGCCCACATAGCCGGACTAGTAGCTACCGGTTTGCATCCCAATCCGGTGCCTTATGCGGATGTGGTTACTACTACAACTCACAAAACATTGAGAGGCCCGCGCAGCGGCATGATATTGTGCAAGAAGGATTTGGCAGCGGCTATAGATAAGGCTATATTTCCGGGAACACAGGGCGGCCCGCTCATGCATATTATAGCCGCTAAAGCTGTATGCTTTAAGGAAGCGGCTACGCCATCTTTTAAAGAATATCAGAAACAGATAATAATTAATGCCGCAGCCATGGCCGATGCTCTTATGCAACGTGGATTTCAATTGGTATCGGGTGGAACCGATAATCATTTGATGCTGATAGACCTGCATAATAAGGGTATTACAGGTAAATATGCCGAAGAGCGTTTGGATAGCATAGGCATAACGGTCAATAAAAATGCAGTACCGTTTGATACCGAGAAACCGTTTATCACCAGTGGCATGCGCATAGGCACGCCGGCTGTGACGTCGCGCGGCATGAAAGAAACGCAGATGTCAGAGATAGCTGATATAATAGCCGAAGCTTTAAGCGATGACAACGCCGATTTAGGAGTGCTAAAAGCGCGTGTATCGGCGCTTTGCGCTCAATTTCCACTTTATGAAGATGTAGTTGTAAAATAG
- the dpsA gene encoding dipicolinate synthase subunit DpsA — protein sequence MNKVISVIGGDDRQVALLDIINKNGFEVRVYGFDKLLTLPSEVKSYDRLAPDLFDVELIFMPIPCSTDGVHLNARYGGEDIYIADILKHIKPGTLVIMGKADINMINAAMYGGFHIADIMTREDFAVLNSIPSAEGALQIAMENTSITIWNSRCLVLGFGRLGSVLTKLLIAIGAKVTATARKPEDLAWISAYGAVPIHTSKIDNVLHEQDMIFNTIPSVILKDEQLAKIKNSCLIIDLASYPGGVDFAAAKEYGVKTMFCPGLPGKVAPLTSAQFIWDTAMSICKENGIEEAKCDELDGQEDRHGHDGFILHI from the coding sequence ATGAATAAGGTAATATCGGTCATAGGTGGCGATGACCGGCAGGTAGCGCTGCTCGATATCATAAATAAAAATGGTTTCGAGGTCCGTGTATACGGTTTTGATAAATTGTTGACCCTTCCATCAGAAGTGAAATCATATGATCGATTAGCGCCCGATCTATTTGATGTTGAGCTTATATTTATGCCTATACCGTGCAGTACTGATGGTGTTCATCTAAATGCTAGATACGGCGGTGAAGATATATATATAGCAGATATATTAAAACATATCAAGCCGGGAACGTTGGTCATAATGGGCAAAGCCGATATTAATATGATTAACGCGGCCATGTATGGCGGCTTTCATATAGCTGATATAATGACACGCGAGGATTTCGCTGTCTTGAATTCCATTCCTTCTGCTGAGGGAGCCTTACAGATAGCGATGGAGAATACCAGTATAACCATATGGAATAGCCGCTGCCTGGTTTTGGGTTTCGGCCGTTTGGGCAGTGTATTAACTAAACTCTTGATAGCGATAGGCGCTAAAGTGACGGCTACGGCCAGAAAGCCGGAGGATTTAGCGTGGATCAGTGCTTATGGCGCTGTTCCGATTCATACCTCTAAAATCGATAATGTTTTACATGAACAGGACATGATATTCAACACTATACCATCTGTGATATTGAAAGACGAGCAATTAGCCAAGATTAAAAATTCATGCCTTATTATAGATCTGGCATCATATCCGGGTGGCGTGGATTTTGCTGCAGCTAAGGAATATGGCGTAAAAACCATGTTTTGCCCAGGGCTGCCGGGTAAGGTAGCTCCCTTGACATCGGCACAGTTTATATGGGATACGGCAATGTCCATATGCAAGGAAAACGGTATTGAGGAGGCGAAATGCGATGAGCTTGACGGGCAAGAGGATAGGCATGGGCATGACGGGTTCATTTTGCACATTTGA